One genomic region from Streptomyces sp. NBC_00457 encodes:
- a CDS encoding SDR family NAD(P)-dependent oxidoreductase, which produces MTTALITGSTAGIGAAFARRLAADGHNLVLVARDTKRLAEQATELHDRHGIEAEVLSADLAEDTGIDAVAARLADRKNPVDLLINNAGFGNKGRYLDVSMADELKMLKVHCEAVLRLTSAAAEAMRERGRGGVINVASVAAFVPRGTYGASKAWVVQFTQGAARDLAGSGVRLMAVAPGFVRTEFHERAGMGTDNIPGWMWLDADKLAAAALADLARGKTLSIPDPRYKVLMGMAKVVPRGMLGGITSKTGRKYGPQ; this is translated from the coding sequence ATGACAACGGCTCTCATCACCGGATCCACCGCGGGCATCGGCGCCGCGTTCGCGCGGCGGCTGGCGGCCGACGGGCACAACCTCGTCCTGGTCGCGCGGGACACCAAGCGGCTCGCGGAGCAGGCGACCGAACTGCACGACCGGCACGGCATCGAGGCGGAGGTGCTGTCGGCCGACCTCGCCGAGGACACCGGCATCGACGCGGTGGCCGCCCGCCTCGCCGACCGCAAGAACCCCGTCGACCTGCTGATCAACAACGCGGGCTTCGGCAACAAGGGCCGCTATCTCGACGTATCCATGGCCGACGAGCTGAAGATGCTCAAGGTGCACTGCGAGGCGGTGCTGCGGCTGACCTCCGCCGCGGCGGAGGCGATGCGGGAGCGCGGACGGGGCGGCGTCATCAACGTCGCCTCGGTCGCCGCCTTCGTGCCGCGCGGTACGTACGGGGCGTCCAAGGCGTGGGTCGTGCAGTTCACGCAGGGCGCGGCGCGTGATCTGGCCGGCAGCGGCGTACGGCTGATGGCGGTGGCCCCCGGTTTCGTCCGTACGGAGTTCCACGAGCGGGCCGGGATGGGCACGGACAACATCCCCGGCTGGATGTGGCTGGACGCCGACAAGCTGGCCGCGGCGGCCCTCGCCGACCTGGCGCGCGGCAAGACGCTGTCGATTCCCGACCCCCGGTACAAGGTGCTGATGGGGATGGCGAAGGTGGTGCCGCGCGGGATGCTCGGCGGGATCACCTCGAAGACGGGGCGCAAGTACGGGCCGCAGTAG
- a CDS encoding ester cyclase → MTFVQLIDCKTSRFDEMNRLMDTWVEQTKGKRTATHSVIGKDRSDASHFIEIVEFPSYEEAMRNSNLPETDKIFREMVALCDEMPTFTDLDVVRDEQLYAATARRFFDALPGEGEAPTFNDVLIEDYHDHDPSNPQDVIGLDAFRREVEVWRGGFDFSFTIEDQLAQGDRVCTRWTWNGRHKGEFVGIASTGKQVSMTGTTIHRCGPDGKIAEGWWQYDRLGLMEQLGALDALEQ, encoded by the coding sequence ATGACGTTCGTACAGCTCATCGACTGCAAGACGAGCCGGTTCGACGAGATGAACCGGCTGATGGACACCTGGGTCGAGCAGACCAAGGGGAAGCGGACCGCGACGCACAGCGTGATCGGCAAGGACCGGTCAGACGCGTCGCACTTCATCGAGATCGTGGAGTTCCCGTCGTACGAGGAGGCGATGCGGAACTCGAACCTCCCGGAGACCGACAAGATCTTCCGGGAGATGGTCGCTCTCTGCGACGAGATGCCGACGTTCACGGATCTGGACGTGGTGCGCGACGAGCAGTTGTACGCGGCCACCGCGCGGCGGTTCTTCGACGCGCTGCCCGGGGAGGGCGAGGCGCCCACGTTCAACGACGTGCTCATCGAGGACTATCACGACCACGATCCCAGCAACCCGCAGGACGTCATCGGGCTCGACGCCTTCCGGCGCGAGGTCGAGGTGTGGCGGGGCGGCTTCGACTTCTCGTTCACGATCGAGGACCAGCTGGCCCAGGGTGACCGGGTGTGCACCCGCTGGACCTGGAACGGCCGGCACAAGGGCGAGTTCGTCGGGATCGCGTCCACCGGGAAGCAGGTCTCCATGACCGGGACGACCATCCACCGGTGCGGTCCGGACGGGAAGATCGCCGAGGGCTGGTGGCAGTACGACCGGCTGGGGCTGATGGAGCAGTTGGGGGCGCTGGACGCGCTGGAGCAGTGA
- the groL gene encoding chaperonin GroEL (60 kDa chaperone family; promotes refolding of misfolded polypeptides especially under stressful conditions; forms two stacked rings of heptamers to form a barrel-shaped 14mer; ends can be capped by GroES; misfolded proteins enter the barrel where they are refolded when GroES binds), with product MAKILKFDEDARRALERGVNKLADTVKVTIGPKGRNVVIDKKFGAPTITNDGVTIAREVEIEDPYENLGAQLVKEVATKTNDIAGDGTTTATVLAQALVREGLKNVAAGASPAALKKGIDAAVAAVSAELLATARPIDEKSDIAAVAALSAQDQQVGELIAEAMDKVGKDGVITVEESNTFGLELDFTEGMAFDKGYLSPYMVSDQERMEAVLDDPYILINQGKISSIQDLLPLLEKVIQSNSSKPLLIIAEDVEGEALSTLVVNKIRGTFNAVAVKAPGFGDRRKAMLEDMAVLTGATVISEEVGLKLDQAGLDVLGSARRVTVTKDDTTIVDGAGEKGGVEGRIAQIKAEIETTDSDWDREKLQERLAKLAGGVCVIKVGAATEVELKEKKHRLEDAISATRAAVEEGIVSGGGSALVHAAKVLEGNLDKTGDEATGVAVVRRAVVEPLRWIAENAGLEGYVITSKVAELDKGQGFNAATGEYGDLVKAGVIDPVKVTRSALENAASIASLLLTTETLVVEKKEEEEPAAAGGHGHSH from the coding sequence ATGGCGAAGATCCTGAAGTTCGACGAGGACGCCCGTCGCGCCCTCGAGCGCGGCGTCAACAAGCTTGCCGACACGGTCAAGGTGACGATCGGCCCCAAGGGCCGCAACGTCGTCATCGACAAGAAGTTCGGCGCACCCACCATCACCAACGACGGTGTCACGATCGCCCGCGAGGTGGAGATCGAGGACCCGTACGAGAACCTCGGCGCGCAGCTGGTGAAGGAGGTGGCGACCAAGACCAACGACATCGCTGGTGACGGCACCACCACCGCCACCGTGCTGGCCCAGGCGCTGGTCCGCGAGGGCCTGAAGAACGTCGCCGCCGGCGCCTCCCCGGCCGCCCTGAAGAAGGGCATCGACGCCGCCGTCGCCGCGGTCTCCGCGGAGCTCCTCGCGACCGCGCGCCCGATCGACGAGAAGTCCGACATCGCCGCCGTCGCCGCGCTGTCCGCGCAGGACCAGCAGGTCGGCGAGCTGATCGCCGAGGCGATGGACAAGGTCGGCAAGGACGGTGTCATCACCGTCGAGGAGTCCAACACCTTCGGTCTGGAGCTGGACTTCACCGAGGGCATGGCTTTCGACAAGGGCTACCTGTCGCCGTACATGGTGTCCGACCAGGAGCGTATGGAGGCCGTCCTCGACGACCCGTACATCCTGATCAACCAGGGCAAGATCTCGTCCATCCAGGACCTGCTGCCCCTGCTGGAGAAGGTCATCCAGTCCAACTCCTCCAAGCCGCTGCTGATCATCGCCGAGGACGTGGAGGGCGAGGCCCTCTCCACCCTCGTCGTGAACAAGATCCGCGGCACCTTCAACGCGGTGGCCGTCAAGGCCCCCGGCTTCGGCGACCGCCGCAAGGCGATGCTGGAGGACATGGCCGTCCTCACCGGCGCCACCGTCATCTCCGAGGAGGTCGGCCTCAAGCTCGACCAGGCCGGTCTGGACGTCCTCGGCTCCGCGCGCCGCGTCACCGTCACCAAGGACGACACCACGATCGTCGACGGTGCCGGTGAGAAGGGCGGCGTCGAGGGCCGCATCGCGCAGATCAAGGCCGAGATCGAGACCACGGACTCCGACTGGGACCGCGAGAAGCTCCAGGAGCGCCTCGCGAAGCTGGCCGGCGGCGTGTGCGTGATCAAGGTCGGCGCCGCCACCGAGGTGGAGCTGAAGGAGAAGAAGCACCGTCTGGAGGACGCCATCTCCGCGACCCGCGCCGCGGTCGAGGAGGGCATCGTCTCCGGTGGTGGCTCCGCGCTCGTCCACGCCGCCAAGGTCCTCGAGGGCAACCTCGACAAGACCGGCGACGAGGCCACCGGTGTCGCCGTCGTCCGCCGCGCGGTCGTCGAGCCGCTGCGCTGGATCGCCGAGAACGCCGGCCTGGAGGGCTACGTCATCACCTCCAAGGTCGCCGAGCTCGACAAGGGCCAGGGCTTCAACGCCGCCACCGGCGAGTACGGCGACCTGGTCAAGGCCGGCGTCATCGACCCGGTGAAGGTCACCCGCTCCGCCCTGGAGAACGCCGCCTCCATCGCCTCCCTGCTCCTCACGACCGAGACCCTGGTCGTCGAGAAGAAGGAAGAGGAAGAGCCGGCCGCCGCGGGCGGCCACGGCCACTCCCACTGA
- the groES gene encoding co-chaperone GroES, translating to MTTTSSKVAIKPLEDRIVVQPLDAEQTTASGLVIPDTAKEKPQEGVVLAVGPGRFENGERLPLDVKTGDIVLYSKYGGTEVKYNGEEYLVLSARDVLAIIEK from the coding sequence GTGACGACCACCAGCTCCAAGGTTGCCATCAAGCCGCTTGAGGACCGCATCGTGGTCCAGCCGCTCGACGCGGAGCAGACCACCGCCTCTGGCCTGGTCATCCCGGACACCGCCAAGGAGAAGCCCCAGGAGGGCGTCGTCCTGGCCGTGGGCCCGGGCCGCTTCGAGAACGGCGAGCGCCTGCCGCTCGACGTCAAGACCGGCGACATCGTGCTGTACAGCAAGTACGGCGGCACCGAAGTGAAGTACAACGGCGAGGAGTACCTGGTGCTCTCCGCTCGCGACGTGCTCGCGATCATCGAGAAGTAG
- a CDS encoding polysaccharide deacetylase family protein has product MRPRAAGALALTVALLTGCAQSVDPLERLGEKAAGRVSPHGPGADRGLPPVVDRVRTRDKVVFLTYDDGAEKDPRFVDMVRELRLPVSMFLTDSVVGPGYGHFARLQSVGASIQNHTLDHTALPGLPYAGQRAEICGQQDKLKSRFGIRPRLFRPPHGRYDMTTLHATADCGLAAIVLWTSADTDDAPLHPGDIILIGPDDPTGPPLWQRTERVLRRVEEAGLRVGRLEDYL; this is encoded by the coding sequence GTGAGGCCGCGCGCGGCCGGGGCGCTGGCGCTGACCGTCGCGCTGCTCACCGGCTGCGCCCAGTCCGTCGACCCCCTCGAACGCCTCGGCGAGAAGGCGGCCGGACGGGTGAGCCCGCACGGCCCGGGGGCGGACCGGGGTCTGCCGCCCGTGGTCGACCGGGTCCGCACCCGGGACAAGGTCGTCTTCCTGACCTACGACGACGGGGCGGAGAAGGACCCCCGCTTCGTCGACATGGTCCGCGAACTGCGGCTCCCGGTCAGCATGTTCCTCACGGACAGCGTCGTGGGCCCGGGCTACGGCCACTTCGCGCGCCTGCAGTCGGTCGGCGCGAGCATCCAGAACCACACCCTCGACCACACCGCCCTGCCCGGCCTGCCCTACGCCGGCCAGCGCGCCGAGATCTGCGGCCAGCAGGACAAGCTCAAGTCCCGCTTCGGCATCCGCCCCCGCCTCTTCCGCCCGCCCCACGGCCGCTACGACATGACGACCCTGCACGCCACCGCCGACTGCGGCCTCGCGGCGATCGTCCTGTGGACCTCCGCCGACACCGACGACGCCCCCCTCCACCCCGGCGACATCATCCTCATCGGCCCGGACGACCCGACCGGCCCACCCCTGTGGCAGCGAACGGAACGGGTGCTGCGGCGAGTGGAGGAGGCGGGGCTGAGGGTGGGGCGGCTCGAGGATTACCTGTAG
- a CDS encoding polysaccharide deacetylase family protein, with protein sequence MRVVVQNDKYGAYRKRRIRAGIAVLAAAAIASGCADGASTAPPAAGQQPREAPGAKAPDKRHAAQRARAAAAKRWGLSRVPLTAPPPPAVKPEIKTRAGFEVDGHEEDDLPPVFTTIPTRQKIVFLTIDDGAEKDPAFLRMMRELRVPYTAFLSDYLVKEDYGYFKRMQQAGVSLHNHTLHHPYLPGLSYSRQKREICGMQNVIEKHYGTRPTLFRPPFGNYNADTLYAAKACGIKYAPLWNEEVFADHWEYREWDRDLHPGDIVLSHFRGKDDWKGTMPDMVRRFLEKVTAKGYAVARLEDYL encoded by the coding sequence ATGCGAGTAGTCGTACAAAATGATAAATACGGTGCGTATCGGAAGCGCCGGATCCGTGCCGGAATCGCCGTGCTCGCCGCCGCGGCCATCGCCTCGGGCTGCGCGGACGGCGCCTCCACGGCACCGCCCGCAGCAGGCCAGCAGCCCCGTGAGGCGCCCGGCGCCAAGGCCCCCGACAAGCGGCACGCCGCGCAGCGGGCCCGGGCCGCGGCGGCGAAACGCTGGGGCCTGTCGCGGGTCCCCCTGACCGCCCCGCCGCCCCCGGCCGTGAAGCCGGAGATCAAGACCCGCGCGGGCTTCGAGGTGGACGGCCATGAGGAGGACGACCTTCCGCCGGTCTTCACCACGATCCCCACCCGGCAGAAGATCGTCTTCCTCACGATCGACGACGGCGCCGAGAAGGACCCGGCGTTCCTGCGCATGATGCGCGAACTGCGGGTCCCGTACACCGCGTTCCTCAGCGACTACCTGGTGAAGGAGGACTACGGCTACTTCAAGCGCATGCAGCAGGCGGGCGTGAGCCTGCACAACCACACCCTCCACCACCCGTACCTGCCGGGCCTGTCGTACTCCCGCCAGAAGCGCGAGATCTGCGGCATGCAGAACGTCATCGAGAAGCACTACGGCACCCGCCCGACCCTCTTCCGCCCGCCCTTCGGCAACTACAACGCGGACACCCTGTACGCCGCGAAGGCCTGCGGCATCAAGTACGCGCCCCTGTGGAACGAGGAGGTCTTCGCCGACCACTGGGAGTACCGCGAGTGGGACCGTGACCTTCATCCCGGCGACATCGTTCTCAGCCACTTCCGCGGTAAGGACGACTGGAAGGGCACGATGCCGGACATGGTCCGACGGTTCCTGGAGAAGGTCACGGCGAAGGGGTACGCCGTGGCACGGCTGGAGGACTACCTGTGA
- a CDS encoding class I SAM-dependent methyltransferase — MNDLAPLLTPEGRALLDEVRGTDPARELAVATRLRREHPAELVSAALGQARLRQRAVAKFGAEDAGRMFFTPNGVEQSTRASVAAYRAERFKALGIRSVADLCCGIGGDAIAFARAGIRVLAVDRDPLTAAVARANADALGLAGLIEVREVDVTEVDTTAYDAVFVDPARRGGRGRIFDPEAYSPPLSWAVRTALEAPRAALKIAPGIPHEAVPAEAEAEWISDGGDVKEAVLWFGTEPGAVRATLLPGPRTLLGRGLPDPEVRPVGRYLYEPDGAVIRAHLVAEVAESLDGGLIDPTIAYITADEHHETPYATAYEITDQLHFSVKKLKALLRERQVGTLTVKKRGSAVEPEELRRKVKPQGPNAATVFLTRVEGAPTMLVGAPSKPSATAGGAS, encoded by the coding sequence GTGAACGACCTCGCCCCCCTCCTCACCCCCGAAGGCCGCGCCCTCCTCGACGAGGTCCGCGGTACCGACCCCGCGCGGGAACTCGCCGTCGCCACCCGGCTGCGCCGCGAGCACCCCGCCGAGCTGGTGTCGGCGGCGCTCGGGCAGGCGCGGCTGCGGCAGCGGGCGGTGGCGAAGTTCGGGGCCGAGGACGCGGGGCGGATGTTCTTCACGCCGAACGGGGTGGAGCAGTCGACGCGGGCGAGCGTGGCGGCGTATCGGGCCGAGCGGTTCAAGGCGCTGGGGATCCGGTCGGTCGCTGACCTGTGCTGCGGTATCGGCGGTGACGCGATCGCGTTCGCCCGCGCCGGGATCCGGGTGCTGGCCGTGGACCGGGATCCGCTGACGGCGGCGGTGGCGCGCGCGAACGCCGACGCGCTGGGGCTGGCCGGGCTGATCGAGGTGCGGGAAGTGGATGTGACGGAGGTGGACACGACTGCGTACGACGCCGTGTTCGTCGACCCCGCCCGGCGTGGCGGCCGGGGCCGGATCTTCGACCCCGAGGCCTACTCGCCGCCCCTGTCCTGGGCGGTGCGGACGGCACTCGAAGCTCCCCGCGCCGCTCTGAAGATCGCGCCCGGAATCCCCCATGAAGCCGTCCCCGCCGAGGCCGAGGCCGAGTGGATCTCCGACGGCGGGGATGTGAAGGAGGCGGTGCTGTGGTTCGGCACCGAGCCGGGCGCCGTGCGCGCGACCCTGCTGCCGGGGCCGCGGACCCTGCTGGGACGCGGGCTGCCCGACCCCGAAGTCCGGCCTGTGGGGCGGTACTTGTACGAGCCCGACGGCGCCGTCATCCGGGCCCATCTGGTCGCCGAGGTCGCCGAGTCACTGGACGGCGGGCTGATCGACCCCACCATCGCGTACATCACCGCCGACGAGCATCACGAGACCCCGTACGCCACCGCGTACGAGATCACCGATCAACTCCACTTCAGCGTCAAGAAGTTGAAGGCACTGCTCCGGGAGCGGCAGGTCGGGACGCTGACCGTGAAGAAGCGGGGGTCGGCGGTGGAGCCGGAGGAGTTGCGCAGGAAGGTCAAGCCGCAGGGGCCCAACGCGGCGACGGTGTTCCTCACCCGGGTCGAGGGGGCGCCGACCATGCTCGTCGGCGCCCCCTCGAAGCCGTCGGCTACTGCCGGTGGAGCGTCTTGA
- a CDS encoding cell wall-binding repeat-containing protein — translation MFTRRRAAALATAAALAAVGTLATAPGAAADEAGPWPGTEGRILTDGPVLVDPATGRATAVPGTSGDDAAWAPDGSRLVTAWSQISSVRPSGSSKITLPWAEGMRSSAAYEDLAFWWGGRYVVFASGGQLAYGPSDGSFAPAPLLSEALEPAKVCDEDPTVSPSGLLAFSRRVEGCSDSARIYTYDGTTNTLKRVLANAEQPAFSPDGTKLAFVRKDPDGNPQILTANADGTDVRQHTDGPRRYANPSWSPTGKRIVFDAHTSPNSDDVHTTEYVDLATGELTRVPGTPQGSNPSWQPLRKNRTGRIWGSNAYNTNVASSRWTWNKIGGSVPGLLNAKAAVLVNQDDAAYSLTAPALAGKKQGPVLTTPKTGLSTAVKSELKRVLKPGASVYLVGGTSILSSNVAAQLRTLGYVPKRLSGADRYETSVKVAQSVTGAPKYVFLASGTDYRAALPAAAAAGADGAASAGSVVLTNGKKLTAAVKSYLNSLNPDKTMVITVGSDAKYALTHTGFSRWPSTYSYYPITGSTDAALSVAVAKFWWTAPSSVALAYAGAWRDGLSAGAAMNVFGPLLWTSRPALSDETKSYLLRESASTSFTVAFGPTASVTASTLNTAGASISASGSQFVYHEYYNGTVPTSTQASTFSARTNGGQPATVARTGPTGADPHLEPLKTLHRQ, via the coding sequence ATGTTCACGCGCCGCCGTGCCGCGGCGCTCGCGACCGCGGCGGCGCTCGCCGCCGTGGGCACCCTGGCCACCGCACCGGGCGCCGCCGCCGACGAGGCAGGGCCCTGGCCGGGCACCGAGGGCCGGATCCTCACCGACGGCCCCGTCCTCGTCGACCCGGCCACCGGACGGGCCACCGCGGTCCCGGGCACCTCCGGCGACGACGCCGCCTGGGCGCCGGACGGCAGCCGGCTGGTCACCGCCTGGAGCCAGATCTCCAGCGTCCGGCCCAGCGGCTCCTCGAAGATCACCCTGCCCTGGGCGGAGGGCATGCGCTCCAGCGCCGCCTACGAGGACCTGGCGTTCTGGTGGGGCGGCCGCTACGTCGTCTTCGCCTCCGGCGGCCAGCTCGCCTACGGCCCCTCCGACGGCTCGTTCGCGCCCGCCCCGCTGCTGTCCGAGGCCCTGGAACCGGCCAAGGTCTGCGACGAGGACCCGACGGTGAGCCCGTCCGGCCTGCTCGCCTTCTCCCGTCGCGTCGAGGGCTGTTCCGACAGCGCGCGGATCTATACCTACGACGGAACGACGAACACGCTCAAGCGGGTCCTCGCCAACGCCGAGCAGCCCGCCTTCTCGCCCGACGGCACCAAGCTGGCCTTCGTCCGCAAGGACCCCGACGGCAACCCGCAGATCCTCACGGCGAACGCCGACGGCACCGACGTCCGGCAGCACACCGACGGCCCCCGCCGGTACGCCAACCCGTCCTGGTCGCCCACCGGCAAGCGGATCGTCTTCGACGCCCACACCTCGCCGAACAGCGACGACGTACACACCACCGAGTACGTCGACCTGGCCACCGGCGAGCTCACGCGGGTCCCGGGCACGCCGCAGGGCAGCAACCCCAGCTGGCAGCCGCTGCGCAAGAACCGCACCGGCCGGATCTGGGGCAGCAACGCCTACAACACCAACGTCGCCTCCTCGCGCTGGACCTGGAACAAGATCGGCGGCAGTGTGCCGGGCCTGCTGAACGCCAAGGCCGCGGTGCTGGTCAACCAGGACGACGCGGCCTACTCGCTCACCGCGCCCGCGCTGGCCGGCAAGAAGCAGGGGCCGGTGCTCACGACCCCGAAGACCGGGCTGTCCACAGCGGTGAAGAGCGAGCTGAAGCGGGTGCTGAAGCCGGGCGCCAGTGTGTATCTCGTCGGCGGCACGTCCATCCTCAGCAGCAATGTCGCCGCCCAGCTGAGGACGCTCGGCTACGTCCCCAAGCGGCTGTCCGGCGCCGACCGCTACGAGACATCGGTCAAGGTGGCGCAGTCCGTCACCGGCGCCCCGAAGTATGTGTTCCTGGCGTCGGGCACCGACTACCGTGCGGCTCTCCCGGCAGCCGCCGCGGCCGGCGCCGACGGAGCGGCCAGTGCGGGCAGCGTCGTCCTCACCAACGGCAAGAAGCTGACCGCGGCCGTGAAGTCGTACCTCAACAGCCTGAACCCGGACAAGACCATGGTCATCACGGTCGGGTCGGACGCCAAGTACGCGCTGACCCACACGGGTTTCTCCCGGTGGCCGTCGACGTACTCGTACTACCCGATCACGGGGAGCACCGACGCGGCGCTGTCTGTGGCGGTCGCCAAGTTCTGGTGGACGGCGCCGAGTTCGGTGGCGCTCGCCTACGCGGGCGCCTGGCGCGACGGCCTGTCCGCCGGTGCGGCGATGAACGTCTTCGGGCCCCTCCTGTGGACCTCCCGCCCCGCCCTGTCGGACGAGACCAAGAGCTATCTGCTGCGCGAGTCCGCGAGCACGAGCTTCACGGTCGCGTTCGGCCCCACCGCCTCCGTCACCGCGAGCACGCTGAACACGGCGGGCGCCTCGATCAGCGCCAGCGGCTCCCAATTCGTGTACCACGAGTACTACAACGGCACGGTGCCCACGAGCACGCAGGCGAGCACCTTCTCGGCCCGCACGAACGGCGGTCAGCCCGCCACCGTGGCCCGCACCGGCCCGACCGGCGCCGACCCCCACCTGGAGCCCCTCAAGACGCTCCACCGGCAGTAG
- a CDS encoding RNA polymerase sigma factor, with protein sequence MSSSQPPADPRATADPRSTVETVFRIESPRVIAAVARVVRDVGIAEELAQDALVAALEQWPRDGVPDNPGAWLMATARHRAVDLIRRKENYARKLAEIGRDLSTVTEPEEPADPDDIDDDLLRLVFTACHPVLSAEARIALTLRLLGGLTTAEIARAFLVPESTVAQRIVRAKRTLATKNVAFEVPYGPDREARLGSVLDVIYLIFNEGYAATAGDDWLRPSLAEDALRLARQLAGLMPKEPEVHGLASLLEFQASRMAARTGPDGEPVLLQDQSRSRWNRLLIARGITALDRADAVSTGVPGPYALQAAIAACHAHALTYEDTDWRAIATLYGLLAARAPSPVVELNRAVAVSMADGPAPALELVDALATEPALRDYHLLPSVRGDLLARLGRTAEAREEFARAAGLARNERERKLLLARARECDA encoded by the coding sequence GTGAGCAGTTCGCAGCCCCCCGCCGACCCGCGCGCCACCGCCGACCCGCGATCCACCGTCGAGACCGTCTTCCGTATCGAGTCGCCCCGCGTCATCGCCGCCGTCGCCCGTGTCGTCCGCGACGTCGGCATCGCCGAGGAGCTGGCCCAGGACGCCCTGGTCGCCGCGCTGGAGCAGTGGCCCCGGGACGGGGTTCCCGACAATCCGGGCGCCTGGCTGATGGCGACCGCCAGGCACCGCGCCGTCGACCTGATCCGGCGCAAGGAGAACTACGCCCGCAAGCTGGCGGAGATCGGCCGCGACCTGTCGACGGTGACCGAGCCCGAGGAGCCCGCGGACCCCGACGACATCGACGACGACCTGCTCCGCCTCGTCTTCACCGCCTGCCATCCGGTCCTCTCCGCAGAGGCCCGTATCGCCCTCACCCTGCGCCTCCTCGGCGGCCTGACCACAGCGGAGATCGCCCGCGCCTTCCTCGTCCCGGAATCGACGGTCGCCCAGCGCATCGTCCGCGCGAAACGCACCCTCGCCACGAAGAACGTCGCCTTCGAGGTGCCGTACGGCCCCGACCGCGAGGCCCGCCTCGGCTCCGTTCTCGACGTCATCTACCTGATCTTCAACGAGGGTTACGCCGCCACGGCCGGCGACGACTGGCTGCGCCCGTCCCTCGCCGAGGACGCGCTGCGGCTGGCCCGGCAGCTGGCAGGACTGATGCCCAAGGAGCCCGAGGTGCACGGCCTGGCCTCGCTGCTGGAGTTCCAGGCGTCGCGGATGGCCGCCCGCACCGGCCCGGACGGTGAGCCGGTCCTGCTCCAGGACCAGAGCCGCAGCCGCTGGAACCGGCTCCTCATCGCCCGCGGGATCACCGCCCTGGACCGCGCGGACGCGGTGTCCACCGGCGTGCCCGGCCCGTACGCCCTCCAGGCCGCGATCGCCGCCTGCCACGCGCACGCGCTCACCTACGAGGACACGGACTGGCGCGCGATCGCCACCCTGTACGGCCTGCTCGCCGCCCGCGCCCCCTCCCCGGTCGTCGAACTCAACCGCGCGGTCGCCGTGTCGATGGCGGACGGCCCCGCCCCGGCCCTGGAGCTGGTCGACGCCCTCGCCACCGAACCCGCCCTGCGGGACTACCACTTGCTGCCGAGCGTGCGCGGCGATCTGCTGGCCCGCCTGGGGCGTACGGCGGAGGCCCGCGAGGAGTTCGCCCGGGCGGCCGGCCTTGCACGCAACGAACGCGAGCGGAAGCTGCTGCTGGCCAGGGCGCGGGAGTGCGATGCGTAA
- a CDS encoding YciI family protein — protein sequence MPRYLSLVKTQESQAAAGPSPELMQRMGELIEEMTKAGVMLDTAGLTPTAQGTRVHWEDGKISVTDGPFTETKEAVGGYAILQCKDRAEALEWTKRFLKVHEDFWTVTCEVREIMG from the coding sequence ATGCCCCGCTACCTGTCGCTGGTGAAGACCCAGGAGAGCCAGGCGGCCGCCGGCCCCAGCCCCGAACTGATGCAGCGGATGGGCGAGTTGATCGAGGAGATGACCAAGGCCGGGGTGATGCTCGACACCGCCGGTCTGACGCCCACCGCCCAGGGCACCCGCGTGCACTGGGAGGACGGGAAGATCTCCGTGACCGACGGTCCGTTCACCGAGACCAAGGAGGCCGTCGGCGGTTACGCGATCCTCCAGTGCAAGGACAGGGCCGAGGCGCTGGAGTGGACCAAGCGGTTCCTGAAGGTGCACGAGGACTTCTGGACGGTGACCTGCGAGGTGCGGGAGATCATGGGCTGA